A section of the Myxocyprinus asiaticus isolate MX2 ecotype Aquarium Trade chromosome 40, UBuf_Myxa_2, whole genome shotgun sequence genome encodes:
- the si:ch1073-398f15.1 gene encoding cardiomyopathy-associated protein 5 — protein MKRTSSSSTTALINATCNKMETMEIMDPESQITVLQDEMLLEGEEEQMSDEVEDLNNSLREVVQDGVVKPKLHCLMMDPSFSMVTVQSEDSGIIWETASSRCSTPWTSEFNSVTSEPLYNLTGPGAAGRIVFIMDEELMSRTKRRRYKMEKTKTCSHVSAQIIAEAQRPAMVEVSLPNVTPVDGQEEEKITDPKEERRQRLFSLVSEGSEILNIVVPPKVSTVDEEESKGLEDHLFYLEETPAVRSADILDEPDVDIYCETPAEKSRSPLSVIPEPSVHLSHIQASRQGATAEDYFEMFTLLDHQTPSGTLEVQEEHQDTEGSTEDKEDNTLHPDAEPESGLSGVSSAVSMFNISGEHLDDVFYGGGSDPQCHDASGSVGEKERELSKSSLKESGSALFGSEETVLTPVYLPEGPQKIIDPNLLEEPKAMAFLYSDLYADAIGMRKKPDDEDAESVTSEKSFHSQESDYEDKGYLEKFVLKVETLAMDRDVSAEVHHEDQQDSFRYMQQHTTEERIEEEEPDEITDFFRNSGSSSPCEPADREPTESEEETEAVRTPRVTFKDDVTKNKTEQTETQLSITDDTDFKDAFLPVEISDDCPAWEEDLLTFAKMTKKSTSTRTDEVKHKASCFSKTSQEPPTLIQANTTIKPVIPQHKPFLDLTALLPAETPDETENINRQQKLEGRSSEASQDDGSSQTKAEDLEYEVIRNQEESLVTSVARTRED, from the exons ATGAAGAGGACGAGTAGTTCATCTACAACAGCTCTGATCAATGCAACCTGCAACAAAATGGAAACGATGGAAATAATGGATCCAGAGAGCCAGATTACGGTTCTTCAGGACGAAATGCTGCTGGAGGGAGAAGAAGAACAAATGAGTGATGAAGTGGAAGATCTGAACAACAG CCTGAGAGAAGTGGTTCAGGACGGAGTGGTCAAGCCGAAGCTTCACTGTCTGATGATGGATCCGTCCTTCTCAATGGTGACGGTTCAGAGCGAGGACAGCGGAATCATTTGGGAAACGGCGTCCAGTCGCTGTTCGACCCCTTGGACCTCAGAGTTCAACAGTGTGACCTCTGAACCCTTGTACAATCTCACCGGCCCTGGAGCGGCCGGCAGGATCGTTTTCATCATGGACGAAGAACTGATGAGCAGAACGAAGAGGAGGAGATataaaatggaaaaaacaaaGACTTGTTCTCACGTCAGTGCCCAGATCATCGCTGAAGCTCAGAGACCGGCCATGGTGGAAGTGTCACTCCCGAACGTCACACCAGTCGATGGACAAGAAGAAGAGAAAATCACAGATCCAAAAGAAGAAAGACGTCAGCGCTTGTTCAGTCTGGTGTCTGAAGGATCAGAGATTCTGAATATCGTTGTTCCACCTAAAGTGTCCACAGTGGATGAAGAGGAGAGCAAAGGTCTGGAAGATCATCTGTTTTACCTGGAGGAGACACCTGCTGTAAGATCTGCTGACATCCTAGATGAACCAGATGTAGACATTTACTGTGAGACTCCAGCAGAGAAGAGCAGATCTCCACTGTCAGTGATACCAGAACCTTCAGTCCATCTCTCACATATACAAGCATCCAGACAAGGAGCCACAGCTGAGGATTACTTTGAGATGTTCACACTGCTGGATCATCAAACACCATCAGGAACATTAGAGGTGCAAGAAGAGCACCAGGACACGGAGGGATCTACAGAAGACAAAGAAGATAACACACTGCATCCCGATGCTGAACCAGAGTCTGGACTCTCAGGAGTCTCCTCAGCTGTTAGTATGTTCAACATTTCTGGAGAACATCTGGACGACGTGTTTTATGGTGGTGGCAGCGATCCACAGTGTCACGACGCTTCAGGTAGTGTCGGCGAGAAGGAACGAGAGCTTTCAAAATCCTCGCTAAAGGAAAGCGGTTCTGCTTTGTTTGGAAGTGAGGAGACAGTTCTCACGCCAGTATACCTGCCAGAAGGTCCTCAGAAGATCATCGACCCCAACCTGCTGGAGGAGCCCAAAGCAATGGCCTTCCTGTACTCAGATCTGTACGCAGATGCCATCGGGATGAGGAAGAAGCCGGACGATGAAGATGCTGAGAGTGTAACTTCTGAGAAATCCTTCCACAGTCAAGAGTCAGATTACGAGGATAAAGGATACCTGGAGAAGTTTGTGCTGAAGGTGGAGACTCTGGCCATGGATCGTGATGTGAGCGCTGAAGTCCATCATGAAGACCAGCAGGATTCTTTCAGATACATGCAACAACACACAACAGAAGAGAGAATAGAGGAAGAAGAGCCAGACGAGATCACGGATTTCTTCAGGAACAGCGGGTCTTCATCACCATGTGAACCTGCTGATCGGGAGCCAACTGAGTCAGAAGAAGAGACTGAAGCGGTGAGGACTCCTCGGGTCACTTTTAAAGATGATGTGACAAAGAATAAGACAGAGCAAACTGAAACACAGCTGTCAATAACTGATGACACTGACTTTAAAGATGCATTTCTACCTGTTGAAATAAGCGACGATTGTCCAGCGTGGGAAGAAGACTTGCTGACATTTGCCAAAATGACTAAAAAATCCACCTCAACCAGGACAGATGAAGTTAAACATAAAGCAAGTTGTTTCAGTAAAACATCTCAAGAACCTCCCACACTGATCCAAGCCAATACAACCATCAAACCCGTAATcccacagcacaaacccttcctcGATCTGACCGCACTGCTGCCCGCCGAGACTCCCGATGAGACAGAAAACATTAACAGACAACAGAAACTCGAGGGCAGAAGCTCCGAGGCCTCACAGGATGATGGATCATCTCAAACTAAAGCAGAAGATCTGGAATATGAAGTGATCCGTAATCAAGAGGAGAGTCTGGTGACATCAGTGGCGAGGACTCGAGAAGACTGA